Proteins encoded by one window of Candidatus Terasakiella magnetica:
- a CDS encoding M16 family metallopeptidase, giving the protein MRYIVLALTLFLSLPAFALAPVQEVTSSSGIKAWLIEDHRNPIVSLKFAFRGGSALDPIGKEGLARLVSSTMDEGAGKWDSQGFQARLEDLSITLRFEASMDSFGGRVLTLRENLDASMEMLKAALTTPRFDLEPVERIRAQILAQLKQREEDPAALGALKIYKEVMGDHPYSRGSKGTVQGMENVTRADLKAFAKNRLGKDNLVIGVSGDITPEKLKSLLDETFSDLPDHAAPWQLPPVKLKFKKTTDVVNKPVPQSSILFAQKGIKRDDADFYAAYVLNYILGGGGFSSRLYEEVREKRGLVYSVYSYLANYEETELFMVGAGTQNARVKETLDVVRHEWQKAAREGVSFEEVRDAKTYLTGSFALRFNSSESIAAILSAMQMDRLPIDFLEQRNKLVEAVTLEDVNRMAKSLLMPEKFQAVVVGQPEGL; this is encoded by the coding sequence ATGCGCTATATTGTCTTAGCTCTTACTCTTTTCTTATCTCTTCCCGCCTTTGCCTTGGCGCCTGTTCAGGAAGTGACTTCGTCTTCCGGCATAAAGGCATGGTTGATTGAAGATCATCGCAATCCCATTGTGTCACTTAAGTTTGCTTTTCGCGGTGGTTCTGCCCTTGATCCAATAGGCAAAGAGGGGCTGGCACGGCTTGTCTCTTCCACCATGGATGAAGGTGCGGGAAAATGGGATTCCCAAGGCTTTCAGGCCCGTCTTGAAGATTTATCCATCACTTTGCGCTTTGAAGCTTCCATGGATAGTTTTGGCGGGCGCGTCTTAACCTTGCGTGAAAATTTAGATGCCTCAATGGAGATGCTTAAAGCGGCCTTAACGACCCCGCGCTTTGATCTCGAGCCTGTGGAGCGTATCCGCGCACAAATTCTGGCCCAGCTCAAACAACGCGAAGAAGACCCCGCTGCCCTTGGCGCGCTAAAGATTTATAAGGAAGTGATGGGTGATCACCCTTATTCGCGCGGCTCAAAAGGGACAGTACAGGGAATGGAAAATGTGACCCGTGCTGATTTAAAGGCCTTTGCGAAAAACCGTTTAGGCAAAGATAATCTGGTGATTGGTGTATCGGGTGATATCACGCCTGAGAAACTCAAATCATTACTTGATGAAACCTTTTCAGACCTGCCCGATCACGCCGCACCCTGGCAGTTGCCACCTGTGAAGCTGAAGTTTAAAAAGACTACGGATGTGGTGAATAAGCCCGTGCCACAAAGCAGCATTTTGTTTGCTCAAAAAGGCATTAAGCGTGACGATGCTGATTTTTATGCTGCTTATGTGCTGAATTATATTTTAGGCGGTGGTGGTTTTTCATCGCGCCTTTATGAAGAGGTGCGTGAAAAGCGCGGGCTGGTCTATTCGGTCTATAGCTATCTGGCAAATTATGAGGAGACCGAGCTCTTTATGGTGGGGGCTGGCACGCAAAATGCCCGTGTGAAAGAAACACTCGATGTGGTGCGCCATGAATGGCAAAAGGCTGCCCGCGAGGGTGTTAGCTTTGAAGAGGTGCGTGATGCCAAGACCTATCTTACAGGCTCTTTTGCCTTGCGCTTTAATTCAAGTGAAAGCATTGCGGCGATCTTGAGCGCTATGCAGATGGATCGTTTACCCATAGATTTCTTGGAGCAAAGAAACAAGCTTGTAGAAGCGGTTACATTGGAAGATGTAAACCGGATGGCGAAATCATTACTGATGCCAGAAAAGTTTCAGGCCGTCGTTGTCGGACAGCCTGAAG